In the genome of Hydrogenophaga sp. PBL-H3, the window CCAGCCCCGTGATCGGGCCGATGGTGCTGGCGGGTTGCCGCGTGGCGCTGGCCGGCCTCACCCTGGCCCTCATCATGCGGGGCCTGAAGCAGCGCTGGCCATGGGAACACTGGCGCGAACTGTTGCTGCTGGGCGCGCTCTCGGTGGCCGCGCCGTTCCTGCTCTACGCCTGGGCTGCACTGCGCCTGCCAGCGGGCTACAGCGCCCTGCTCAACACCACGGCGGTGCTGTTCGGCACGCTGGCTTCTGCCTGGTTCAAGGAAGACACGCTCACCGCGCGCAAGCTGCTGGGCTGCCTCTGCGGTTTCATCGGCGTGGGTCTCATCGTGCGGTTGGGCCCGGTGCGGCCGGACGCCGGCACCATCGGCGCGGCACTGGCCTGCATCCTGGCGGCGGCCTGCTATGGATGCTCCACGCCGCTCATGAAACGCGCCACCACCCGCATGCAACCGCTGGCCATCGCGGCAGGCATTCATTTCGCGGCCCTGGTGCTGGTGTTCCCGGGTGCGCTGTGGGCCTGGCCGCAGGCCAGCTTCACGCCCACCGCCGTTGGTGCTCTGCTGGTCATGGGTGTCGTCACCTCGGGCCTGGCCTATTGGGCGCACCTGCGGATCATCCGCCACGTCACGCCAGTGGCGGCCATGAGCCCGGCTTTCCTGATCCCTGTGTTTGGCGTGACCTGGGGCCACCTGTTTCTGGGTGAGTCCCTGTCCACCGGCATCTTTGCCGGCGGTGCGCTGGTGCTGCTGGCCACGGCGCTGGTCACTGGCTTCAACCCACTGCGCCGCGGTGGCGTGCAGGCCACCGTGCCCTGATCCGCAAGCCTCGCGCGGACCCTATACTGCGCAAATGAACGAAACGGTACATTCCAGGCGGCGAGCCGCGCGCGGCGCAGCACCCGTGAAGGAGACCTCCCGCACCAACGACCCGGAGCGGACCATGGCCAACATCCTGGAAGTGGCCATGGCGGAGTTTGCGGAAAAGGGGCTGGCGGGCGCGCGCATCGACGAGATCGCAGCCGCCACGCAGACCAGCAAGCGCATGATCTACTACTACTTCGAGAGCAAGGAAGGCCTCTATCTGGCGGCTCTTGAGGAGTCGTACCGACGAATGCGGGAAATCGAAAGCCAGCAGCACCTGGAGGACCTGCCGCCCGAGGCCGCGCTGCGCCGGCTGGTCGAGTTCACCTTCGACCACCACGTCAGCCACGAAAACTACATCCGGCTGGTGATCTCGGAAAACATGAACCGGGGCCAGTTCCTGGCACAAAGCCAGAGCATCCAGCAGCTCAACGTGCCCGCCATCTCGGCCATTCGCCAGCTCTACGAGCGCGGCGTGGCCTCGGGCGACTTCCGCCCGGGGCTCGACCCGATCGACATCCACGCCTCGATCTCGGCGCTGACGTTCTTCAACGTGTCCAACCGCCACACCTTCGGCCTGATCTTCAAGCGCGACCTGACCGACCCGGCGATCGCCGCCCAGCGCCGCGCCAGCATCACCGAGATGGTGGTGCGTTTCGTGCGCGCCTGAGCCCTGGCAGGGCGGGCCAGAAAGCGGGCCGACGGCCGGCGGCGGACACTAGGGTAAATACCAATCTATAAAAACTAACCAGTTCGTACATTAACGTCTCGAACGACTCAGGAGACAACAATGATCCAGAAACTCATCGACAAGTACTGCCAGCTGCTGTCATGGCTGATGGTGCTTTTCCTCGCCTTGATGGTGATCATGGTGTTTGGCAACGTGGTGATGCGCTACGGCTTCAACTCCGGCATCACCCTGTCCGAAGAACTGTCTCGCTGGCTCTTTGTGTGGATGACCTTCCTCGGTGGCGTGGTGGCGCTCAACGAACGCGCCCACCTCGGCACCGACTCGCTGATCGCGCGCCTGCCGGTGGCCGGTCGCAAGCTCTGCCTGGGGGCGAGCCTGGCGCTGATGCTCTTCGTGTGCTGGCTGATCTACCAGGGTGCCTGGGAGCAGGTGAAGATCAACTGGGACTCCACCAGCGCGGTGATGGAGACCTCCATGGGCTATTTCTACGCCAGCGGCATGGCGTTCGCGCTGTTGGGCGCACCGGTCTTGCTGTTGCACCTGTGGCGCCTGCTCACAGGCCAGCTGAGCGAGAGCGAACTCATCGGCATCCGCGAATCCGAAGAAGAGCCGCTCGCCAATCCGCGCCCCTGAACCACAGGCAGAACCACCATGACCATTGCTGTCTTCCTCGGTGCCCTGCTGGCCTCCATGGCCATCGGCGTCCCCATCGCTTTCTCCCTGCTGCTGACCGGTGTTGCCCTGATGTGGCACCTCGGCATGTTCGATGCGCAGATCCTCGCGCAGAACCTGATCGAAGGTTCCAACAGCTTTCCCCTGCTGGCCGTGCCTTTCTTCATGCTGGCTGGCGAGATCATGAACACCGGTGGCCTGTCGCGCCGCATCGTGAACTTCGCAATGGCGCTGGTGGGCCATGTGCGCGGCGGCCTGGGCTACGTGACCATCGTCGCGGCCTGCCTGCTCTCGGCCTTGTCCGGCTCGGCCGTGGCCGACGCGGCCGCGCTGACGGCCCTGCTGCTGCCGATGATGGTGCACGCCGGACACAACAAGGCCCGCAGCGGTGGCCTGATCGCGGCGTGCGGCGTGATCGGCCCCATCATCCCGCCCTCCATCGGCTTCGTGATCTTCGGCGTCGCGGGCAACGTGTCGATTTCCAAGCTGTTCCTCGCGGGCATCTTCCCCGGCATCCTGCTGGCCGCCGGCCTGTGGGCCACCTGGTGGTGGACCACGCGCAGCGAGGTGCTGGAGCCACCACCGCGCAAGACCGTGGGCGAGGTGATGTCCGCCATGCGCAGCGCGGGCTGGGCGCTGATGCTGCCGCTGATCATCCTGGTGGGTCTGCGCATGGGTGTGTTCACACCGACCGAAGCGGCCGTGGTGGCCGCCGTCTACGCGCTGTTCGTGGCCGGCGTCATCTACCGCGAACTCACGCTCAAGCAGCTGTACGAGGTGTTCCTCAACGCCACCAAGACCACGGCTGTGATCATGTTCCTGGTGGCAGCGGCGATGGTCTCGGCCTGGCTGATCACCGTGGCCCAGTTGCCCGACCAGATCGTCACGCTGCTGCAGCCGCTGCTGGACAGCCCGACGCTGCTGATGATGGCCATCATGGTGCTGGTCATCATCGTCGGCACGGCGATGGACATGACGCCGACCATCCTGATCCTCACCCCCGTGCTGATGCCTCTCGTCAAGGCCGCCGGCATCGACCCGGTGTACTTCGGGGTGCTGTTCATCATCAACAACTCCATTGGCCTGGTCACACCGCCCGTGGGCACCGTGCTCAACACCGTGGCCGGCGTGGGCCGCATGCGCATGGACGACGTCACGCGCGGCGTGATGCCGTTCATGCTGGTGCAGTTCGCGGTGATGTTCCTGATGGTTCTGTTCCCGTCGCTGGTCATGGTGCCGGCGCGCTGGCTGATCGGCAACTGAACTCCTCTCTCCCTCACACGGCCTGTGCGTGGTGCGCCACGGGCCGTGGCTTTCGGTCCCAGCGCACTGCCTACCCATTCTTTGGAGACACCATGAAACGCCTGATGCTCAAAACCCTCGTCGCAGCGCTTGCCGTGGCCGCCTTCGGTGCCGTCCACGCGCAGGACAAGACCATCAAGTTTGCGACCCAGAACCCCAAGGGCCACCCCATCGTGATGGGCATGGAGAAGTTCGCCGAGATCGTCGCGGCCAAGTCGGGCGGCAAGATCAAGGTCAACCTCTTCCCAGGCGGCACGCTGGGCAGCGAC includes:
- a CDS encoding DMT family transporter; protein product: MHTRHFAQLVGLSALWGASFLFIRIASPVIGPMVLAGCRVALAGLTLALIMRGLKQRWPWEHWRELLLLGALSVAAPFLLYAWAALRLPAGYSALLNTTAVLFGTLASAWFKEDTLTARKLLGCLCGFIGVGLIVRLGPVRPDAGTIGAALACILAAACYGCSTPLMKRATTRMQPLAIAAGIHFAALVLVFPGALWAWPQASFTPTAVGALLVMGVVTSGLAYWAHLRIIRHVTPVAAMSPAFLIPVFGVTWGHLFLGESLSTGIFAGGALVLLATALVTGFNPLRRGGVQATVP
- a CDS encoding TetR/AcrR family transcriptional regulator → MNETVHSRRRAARGAAPVKETSRTNDPERTMANILEVAMAEFAEKGLAGARIDEIAAATQTSKRMIYYYFESKEGLYLAALEESYRRMREIESQQHLEDLPPEAALRRLVEFTFDHHVSHENYIRLVISENMNRGQFLAQSQSIQQLNVPAISAIRQLYERGVASGDFRPGLDPIDIHASISALTFFNVSNRHTFGLIFKRDLTDPAIAAQRRASITEMVVRFVRA
- a CDS encoding TRAP transporter small permease, which translates into the protein MIQKLIDKYCQLLSWLMVLFLALMVIMVFGNVVMRYGFNSGITLSEELSRWLFVWMTFLGGVVALNERAHLGTDSLIARLPVAGRKLCLGASLALMLFVCWLIYQGAWEQVKINWDSTSAVMETSMGYFYASGMAFALLGAPVLLLHLWRLLTGQLSESELIGIRESEEEPLANPRP
- a CDS encoding TRAP transporter large permease subunit; amino-acid sequence: MTIAVFLGALLASMAIGVPIAFSLLLTGVALMWHLGMFDAQILAQNLIEGSNSFPLLAVPFFMLAGEIMNTGGLSRRIVNFAMALVGHVRGGLGYVTIVAACLLSALSGSAVADAAALTALLLPMMVHAGHNKARSGGLIAACGVIGPIIPPSIGFVIFGVAGNVSISKLFLAGIFPGILLAAGLWATWWWTTRSEVLEPPPRKTVGEVMSAMRSAGWALMLPLIILVGLRMGVFTPTEAAVVAAVYALFVAGVIYRELTLKQLYEVFLNATKTTAVIMFLVAAAMVSAWLITVAQLPDQIVTLLQPLLDSPTLLMMAIMVLVIIVGTAMDMTPTILILTPVLMPLVKAAGIDPVYFGVLFIINNSIGLVTPPVGTVLNTVAGVGRMRMDDVTRGVMPFMLVQFAVMFLMVLFPSLVMVPARWLIGN